In Ursus arctos isolate Adak ecotype North America unplaced genomic scaffold, UrsArc2.0 scaffold_10, whole genome shotgun sequence, the DNA window TAGGTCACCCAGCCTCTGCTTGCAAGCATCCAGACATGATGAGTTCACTGCATTGCTAGgtgatctattttatttctaattactaGGAGTCTTCCAAATAATAAGCTAAAAGCTGATTTCATGTAAACTTGCAGAATTGGATTCTAGCTCTTTCCTCTGAAGAAGCACCGAAATGTAGATTTCGCTTTTCATACGGCAGTCCTTCAGCTCTATCCTCTAGATTGGGGGTCGGCAAACCACGGTTCCTGCTTTTGTAAAGAAAGTGAAAGTTGTATTAGAACAAAGCCGCGCTCGTTCTTCTGGCTgtaacagcagagttgagtaggtATAGCAGAAACTGCGTGCCCCAGAAACCTATAATATTTACTATGcgaccctttacagaaagttttcCGACCTCTGCTCAATCGAGAACACAATTTCTCAAACTGTCTATAGTGAGTGAgccagggttttgtttgttttatttttaatttccagtcTGCCACTGACCAAGATACTTCTGTAAAATTCAGTACAAATGAATTATtagaaatatgaaatgaaaaaagttaTAGAAAATACAGGCCTCCTTGTTTTATTATTAGACTCAACAAACACAAAGGTGCATTCCAATGAATATAATCAAACCAACTATAatgggaaatagaaaagaattacaaaaactGTTCACAATTTTTTTGAAAGTGTCTGTATAGGCGATTAATATGAAGAATCATGATTATTCTCATGACCTTTGTTGTTCAGCTATTGTAACCAAGCGAAAAGTTTACCTTGACATAGCAGTTTCCCATATTAAATGCCTAATCACACTTTGATCAAATGCTAGGACTATGAGTATTCATGACAGCGAGTTTCCTGTTTGTTACCTACTTTAGGTTGGGTTGCCAGCAACACTATTCGCACAGGGAAGAATGTGTATCTAAAATGTTTCTCTGTTTTAATACTAGTCATCATAAAGAAACCAGTCTCACAGAGTCTACTGACTACAATTAAAGaggtttttaagtaatttttaaaagcttaggGTATTCCTTTTTACCTTCTATTCAAAATGAAGTGAGTGAAGCTGTATTTTCTATAAGGTCTGTACTTAACTTCATTGAAGACTGCGAAGTCTGGGGACTGGCAGCCCCTTGACCACACTTTGAATCCCACTGCTCTAGAATTCCTCATTTCTAAGCCAAACCCTTAGTTTTTTCGATACTCGTTCACAGGAAGTTGGGGTTCCTAGATCCTTGGCCATCCTGATTACTGTTCTCTAGAAATATAGCCCTTTCCACATGACTCTTCAAATGTGTTTCTGATGTACGTGACCAGTGCACAACGCAGTGGGGCTGCAAACTTCAGAGTCTTGAGATCCGTGCTTCTGGTCAGGCATCCTAAAGGTGGTGTCTTAGTCCGTTAGGTAACCACGGTACATGGTTACCTCACATGAAGCTGAAATCTGCTACAACTCCCAGAGCTATTAATAGGAGCTGTGATTTAATTAAATCTATTCCAGCCTGCCTGCTCTACAGTTGATTTTTGAAATTAAGGTCTTTATATTTTGCTTCACGAAATTTCATCTTATTAACAGACCATCCTTCAATTCTGTTAAGATCTTTGTACATCTCAGTATCACCAGTCTCTAACAACAATAATTAACTTTATCTTGCCCTTGAAGGCTTATGTGGCGTTTTCACATATAATCTCTTTTGGTTGTATTGACAAATCATGCTAGATGTGTATTACTATCATTCCCATTTCCAGCTGAGAAAATGGACTCAAAAAGGGTGCCTTATGCGAGATCATTTAGTGAATTACCTTGTGCCATATtcgtattttaaaatgtgagttcCCCTGGCTCATTCACGTTATTCTTAAAATGGACATAACTTTAAGGCATCCTTCAGAGATCTCTCCCTTCGTTGCATTCAGCCTTTTGATCACACTCTTTGGTATGAGCTACTCAACCAGTTACCAGAAAAACTCTCTGTAGCATCAAACACAATTAGCCATCTTGGCCACAACAATATCATGAGAACCTCTTGTCAGTTCTTTTGATAGAATCCAGACACTGGTCTACTAAACCATTGAGATGGGAGATTAAAGTTTGTTTGGTGTGTCTTTTTCTCATAAATACATCTGACTCCCAGAGGtttccattttgcatttccaaataATCAAACTATTTGTTTTTAGCCTCAAAAAAAATGATCAAACAGATGAAATCTCAACATCTCTTAATCAGTACACTTCCACAATTATTACTGGAGAGTCTGCTCTTTGCATGATAGTCTGCTGGGCCCtgatatagttaaaaaaaaaaaatacaaaactttagTACAGTGTGATTTTCATACTGTGGATCATGACCCATTGGTGGGTTGTGAAATCAGTTGAGTGggtaagaaacaatatttttagaaaatgagacAGACTAAACTAGATTATAAAATATCAAAGTACAAACAAGGCTAATTATTATAGCatgaatttatttgtttgtttattgtaaTATATGTGTGCCTTAAGCTGTGatggaaaattttttattgtatgtcACTATCAATAGCTTGAAAGATTCTACACTggtggaaaaaacaaaatcatgtcACAACCCTTGGGACATACTATGATAATTATATGCACAAGGTGCAAAAGGAGAATgggtgttttttctttgttttgttttgttttgtttattgttgctttggttttcatttgtttgttttggttcaaAAGACCTAAATACTGCAAGATTTCCCTGAACTGTTGGCCTTTTTTTCCAGGAGTTTACCACTGTTTCACGTGACTTGTTTGGGTTGTAAATACCTTCCTGTTGCTCAAGGCTAGTATAATAAGCTCTTAGAGTCTAGCAGACAGGAGCAGACTTTCCAGTCCCAGTCCACAGGGCCCAGCTTGGCATCTTTTCTTGACCAAAATAAAGGAATCCTTATCCAACTAGTATGTGGTTTGCTAGCATCAGTAACCAAGTTTGGGCTAGCTTGAGAGAGAGCTCGTTGGAGCCCACACTAAATATCGcagtttctatttaaaatatctacatattatttaaaagtatatccTTTTCTGGCCTTCTCAAAAAGTATTGCCGAAAGGGCTCTTTCAGAATGATAACTTAATATCAACTTCTTTTCACTAGCTTCTTGAAATGTGATATGAAAATCCATTGAGCTCAACCTTCAACCTATTATGGTGCCTGATATATAAATAGCCCTCAAATGTCATGTCTTGTTGTATTAATCACAGGGAAAGAGAAATCGAAAATGCTACAGAGAAAGTATTAACTTTGATTCATCATCCTagaacctttcctttttttccacttgtacaagtacatcttttttaaattcttttgccAAAGctttatgtaacttttttttaactcaaagcTAATTTCCTAGTATGATCCCAAAGCTGTGGAATTCTCCGTTAGtaccttagttttttttactCTCTTCCACCTTCCACCATACATGAATGTTCGAATGTGTCACTTAGTCCAACCCATTTGAATCTAGATTCTCAAGGAATAAGCAAGAACGGGGAGATGCCAGTATTTATTGACTGAGCACCCATTTACTTTTCTTTGAGaccagaatataataaaaaattaaggggGGCTAAAGTGGGCATTAGATATGTAAAAAGATAGGTAAGCAATCTTCTTAGATAGGCAACAAATAGATAAGCATTTGAGCCAACACTGGAAAGTAACACAACAAATACTCCTCAATAAGGGCCTGCTAagtgcattatttcatttaactccCTGCCCAAACCTATGAGGCAGGGTCTATTTTTAGTCCCATTTCATGAGTGATAGAAACTTACTTTGAAGAGAGTAAGCAATTTGCAAACAATCGTCCAAGCTCTTAACTGGAGGTACCAGAATTTGGAACCAGGTCTTAGAACCAGACGCCAAAGTAAAATAAacttaattcaaattaaaaaaaataataatatatatatatatatatagagagagagagagagagagagagtagttACTATGTGcttgacattgaggaagatataaATATGAACGCCACCCTGAAACACACGCCCTTCTCTAGATGAGCTTACCTCTAATGGTTGACAGTGGATGCGAGTGGCATGAGCTTAAGTTATCATTAGAATAAATGCTACAAAAAAGATCGAATCCAAATACTGTAGAGCTCAGGGGAGAAAGTAGTCGTTGCCTTGGAGCAGTCAGGGGAGGCTTCAAAGAGAAGGGGTCAGGGAGCAGAGGGCAGTGAACTTGAGAGACACAACTGAAACAAGGCAGGAACAGTACATTGCAGGCAGGTTGAAAGgactttgaatgccatgctaaaGACTTCTAGGAAGGCCAAGGGAAGCTGAAGGCTTTCAAGCTGGAAAATTACATGATCATATTTGGATTACACAGTGGAAAGCTGTTTAGATGCGGAAGACGCTGGCGACAAGGATTCTAGCCAGGCTTTCACTGTAATAGACCCAGACAGAGGTGCCAAGGGCCTACACAAAGGGAATGGGAATGAAGATATGAATGAGGGAACAGATCTGAAAGTCATTTCAGAGTTGGGTCTTGGTAATATGCatgaagaggagggggaagaagccGATGGATCCGTTCATCTTGGAAGGGGGTTATTATTTTTTGCCCTACGTCAAGATCTGTCCTGGGGCACAAGGATTTGCAAAGATAAGCAAGCCCGTCTCTGGCCACAGGGAACCCAGACTCGCATCTCTCAGGGGATTCATACTCAGGCAGCACCCAGATAGGTCAAAGAACTGTGTGAGGTGCGGAGTGGAAGACAGAGCAGAGCAGCGGGGGCTACGGCAGCCGGGAGATACATGCCTTGCCAAAAGGCATTTAGATTCAGAGTTGATTAAAAACAAGAAGGCTGGCCAAGCAGAGCAGGCTGGATTGGACTCTCCTCAACTAGTGGTGTCTAGAATGGCTCCCAAGTTTCTATTTAGAGGAATTCGGTGGGTAGTTTTGCTGTTAATTTGTACAGGGGAATACACAGTAAGAATCAGGTTTGGGAGACTAAGGTAAGGAGTGTTAGCTTTGAGATAGATTGACACTGAGGATCCAAAGAGGGAAACTGGAAATAGGGTCTTGGGGCTCAGTGAAGAGGTTTCAGGAAAGAAGTAAGTGCCTTTTATGGCAGGATTAAGTTTCTGAAAAAGAGAACTGCAGGTGTTTTATATTTAGACGTCTAGTCAGATGGTAATTACACCTCTTTGTAATCAGTCAAGGAAAACTTCTTAGGAAGGAAGGATTCAGAAACTCTATGAAAGTTGAAAGGAGGAAAGCTTGGCAGGTTGAGAAGAGATCCTCTAGccatgagggaggaggagggtgtaTGGGACACGGGAAGTTGGTGGAAGGACCGAGGGACGGCCAGAGGGCACGcgtggaagggaggaaggaagggaaggggggggagTACCTCGCCTCTGTGCTCACCCAGTTTCCCACTGCATCCGAGCTACCTGGAAATGAGCATCGTGTTTAATGTTTTTCAGGGTGACGACTCAGATGAGGAAGATCTCTGCATTAGCAACAAATGgactttccaaagaaccagccgCCGGTGGTCTCGTGTGGACGACCTGCACACACTGTTCCCCGGAGGAGACAGAAATGGGTCATCGGGAGACATTAGGATGAGAAACACCACAAGCAGTGAAAGCGTCCTCACAGACCTGAGTGAGCCCGAGGTCTGCTCCATTCACAGTGAAAGCAGCGGAGGGAGTGACGGCCGCAGCCAGCCAGGCAGCAGCCACAGCGCCGGCCGGGAGCCGTTCGACTGCCCGGGCCAGTCCTGCCCCGACAGCCCGGTCATGCTGGACGCCACGTTCGTCAGCGGCGGCCTCCCACAGTCCCCCAAAGACGTTCTCAGCTACCCTCTCCACCCAAAGAATGAGAAACCCACCAGGGCCAGAGCCAAGTCGTTTTTGAAACGCATGGAAACTctcagagggaagggaggccaCGGAAGGCACAAGGGGCCGGGGCGGACCGGGGGCTTGGTGATCAGCGGGCCGGTGCTGCAGCAGGAGCCAGAGGCCTTCAAGGCCATGCAGTGCATCCCCATACCAAACGGAGATCTGCAGAGCTCGCCCCCCACTGCCTGCACCAAAGGGCTCCTGAGCGCCAGCAAATGGAGCGGGGAGAGCAGCCAGTCGGAAAACAGCAGCAGTGGGGTGAGCACGCCCGGCCTGAAGGAACGAAAATGCCAGGAGGCCAACAAGCGCGGGGGCATGTACTTGGAAGACCTGGACGTGCTGGCCGGGACAGCACTGCGGGATGCAGGTGACCAAAACCACACACACGAGTTCCATTCCCAAGAGAACTTGGTAGTGCACATCCCCAAGGATCACAAACCCGGAACGTTCCCCAAGGCGCTGTCCATCGAAAGCCTCTCGCCAACAGACAGTAGCAATGGGGTTAACTGGAGGACGGGCAGCATCTCCCTGGGCAGACAGCAGGGCCCCGGGGCCAGGGAGCCCAGGCTCATGGCGTCCTGCCACAGAGCAAGTAGAGTCAGTATCTACGACAACGTCCCGGGCTCCCATTTATATGCCAGCACAGGAGATCTTTTGGACTTGGAGAAAGATGACCTCTTCCCTCATCTAGATGACATCCTGCACCATGTCAGTGGGCTCCAAGAGGTAGTGGATGACTGGTCAAAAAATGTCTTGCCTGAACTGCAAACACGCGATGCGTTGGTTGGGGAACCCGGCTTATGCCCCTTCCCGTCTCCTAATCAGATCACCTTCGATTTCGAAGGCAACTCTGTCTCAGAAGGTCGGACAACACCCAGTGACATGGAAAGAGATGGAACATCTCTCAATGAGTCGGAGGCCACTGGGGTCAGAGAGAGGAGGGACTCTGGTGTAGGGGCCTCTCTGACCAGGCCCAACAGGTTGGTGGCAtgattttctgaaatgatttttaatccatttcataATAATTATGGTCTCTTTATCTaacaaacatttatagaacacttaaCTAAGTGCCTGACACTGTTTGAAATGATATATGTGGTTACAAATTATTTGAACGGAAGTATATCTTTTCTACAGATGTTACAGTGTTTGAATCTCTGTTAACTCACATTCATTTCTCtgagtctttgtcttttaattcaaTCTTAACTTTCACTCAAAACAATGTTGTGAGTGTATGtgcaaagcactgtgctaggcaccatCAGGAAATCACTGGAAATGGAAGCCCCGTGCCTGTTCACAGGTGCTTCCCATGACCTTGTTGCCATATTAATTAAAACGTCCCTATCTcaaatttttaaactcttttttttaatcctatgaGAAATTTCTGAGACCTAAGGTGTGTACTACACAAGTTTATTTTGGCTTTAAAATGCCAATTACAAAGTACATAAAGCTATTTTACAAAGACCACTTCAGAAGCATCTGTGAAAAATGGCCCCGGAAGAGCTTGACTGGTGGAAACGGTAACACTGGACATGCTGCTGTGCTCTTATGGAGGCCAGATGTCCGTTGGGGTTTGCTGATGTGTCCTCTCTTCAGGAGTGCTGCTTCCTCTGCGCCTGCCACCTTCAGGTTCCATGTCAACAGAAGGAGAATTTGAATGCAGACGGGATGGCAGTGCGAAAatggttccagaacattccagatCTCACTgcgcgcacgcgctctctctctctctctctctctctctctctcgacacacactcacacgtacACTGTCTCAGATGCTTTCAACACTTTGGGAACAAATTTAGGAATAGACAATAAAACGTATTAGGTCACTTATTAAAACCTTCCCCGGATTTGTCAGACTTGAAAGCCGCGGTTTCTTATGTTTACTCTCCGCATCGGTGTCTTCTGTTCCATTTGCTTTGTGATTTCTCTTGGCTCAGGAGCTATGCTGATTAGCTACTTCAAAATCAGTAACATCCTGTGTTTTCCAATCGTACATCCCCTTTGTGACTGGCTCTTCTAATGGTCTTTCTGGTAAAGGCGGCTCCGATGGAATAGTTTCCAGCTCTCGCACCAGCCGCAGCCGTCCGCAGCGCCGCACATCAGCAACCAGACGGCCGGCCAGCTGAACCTGCTCCAGCGCTTCTCGCTGCTTCGCCTCACGGCCGTCATGGAGAAGTACTCCATGTCCAACAAGCACGGCTGGACCTGGTGCGTAGCAGATTCCCTGAGGAGGGGATCATTTGTTCTAGAGCTGAGTTTACAGTTGCAACGGCTTCGGTAGTGAAGTCCTGATTTCTCACTCACTGCCTTCGCTGCGGATCTGCTGACAACAAGGCGGCAGTTCGGCCTCCCGGTCTGCCTTCTGTGCTCCTGCAGCTTGGAGGGGATGCGGCCTGCTGGGAGCAGGGCTTTATCTGCAGCTCTCGGTTAGTTTCCAGGGCAAGCAGTCAGGttccaagaaggaaaaagagaccaGGAAAGGGTGATGAATGGTGAACAgaggacttaaaaataaactgGCCATAAAATAATTCTGGCAGCTTGCAAAGAAACAGCTGTCACTTGTACCTTctggctcaatgcagggctcaacaCTGACAGCATTGATTCATTCAAAGAGCATTTAATTCTTCAAATGCATTCCTGCTTTGACTTCGtggcaaataaaaacaagaatatgcAGGAATTCCTTTGTCCTAAGGAATTGACAAAAGCATGTGTTGGAGCCTAAATACAGACCTGTTTTAGATGAGCTGGTGGGCGTGgacctttacatcaaaaaccagggatgtactgtatggtgactaacataatattattatttaaaaaaagcaggCAAATGGAGGAAGTATTAACTGGCAACATAGTAATTCTACTCAATatattctaagattttttttctttaaatgctacTTTATTTTAAATCCTACTTTCCTACCCAAAGTGTAAAATTCACCAACACAAAAAAATTTCCAGAAGTAGAACAAGTGGAAAGAGCTATTATTACAATAATTTGgcaataaagtatttaaatttttcctgtggggggaaaaaatagatGAGCTGGtggatttgaaaaatataaaatatgtcattagTTGTCCtatgttatatattatgtatagagaaaaatcaacagtgcctttaaaaaaatattttgggaaattaTAAATTGTGTAGTCCAATGAATATATGCTtgtatattaaaatttcttttaaaaagtacaaccGGTTCTAGAAAAGTAAGGTATAGCTGAGAAgtattttctctcccctcctttctcccccaaccccaactaaatttcttcttatagtttttaaatttgttttgttttgtctaatTGGGGACAAGTGTTTATCACTTGAGAGGTGTGTCTGTCACAATTAAATTGGAAAATTGTCCCCTTGACTTGAAAACAGAGCCGTAAATCCATTCCGCTAATGTGAATCATGCTGTTTAATAGTCAGAGATCTAACATAGGCAAGGGGCGCACATAGTACTTCCATGTCATGTGATTAATTAAGAGAGAGATGTTGAATTCCCCCTGTGCCTGTTGGTTGTTCCAACAAAAGCTTGGCTTCCCTCTTGCTTTCACAGCCTCTCCCCACAGGCTGCCCCAGGAGGTTTGCATGACCTGGTTTCTGTGAATTCTAGGTCAGTTCCAAAGTTCATGAAGAGGATGAAAGTTCCTGATTACAAAGACAAGACCGTCTTTGGTGTTCCTCTCATAGTTCACGTCCAGAGAACGGGACAGCCCCTGCCTCAGAGTATTCAGCAAGCGCTCAGATATCTGCGTAGCAACTGCCTCGATCAGGTATGGTTGTAAATCCCAAACACGGCCCTGGATTTATGGGACGCCAGACAAAGTCAGATCTCTCCAGTGTCACCCAAGACACGCCtcactaaaaataaaaggcactGTGATCTTTGTATGGCACTATGTAATTGGCCCAGGCTACATCCCGGTCAAGCTGTTTGAGGGTGTTTCCTCACTAGCAACTTGAAGGACGTCCTGAGGgaaaattcatgttttctttggtttgtttggttggtttttgtttgtttgtttttctgagtgAACATTCATGCTAATAGTTTGTGTGTTAATAGTGTGGACCTGTGCCGTCAAACTTGCATTCCCTAGAAACTGGGAGTTACGCTTTACactgcatttcctttttaattattgcCCCACTGCCATCATTGATTTCATAGCATTCTTTCatctctgttttattatttttcgaGAAAAGAATGAGGTTTTTATATCTccttttattaattgttttttttaaacattttatttatttatttgacagagagagagagacagccagcgagagagggaacacaagcagggggagtgggagaggaagaagcaggctcccagcggaagagcctgacgtggggctcgatcccagaacaccgggatcacaccctgagccgaaggcagacgcttaacgactgcaccacccaggcgcccctattaattgttttttttttttaaaggtttatttatttatttgagagacagagagagagagtgagagcacaagtgagagaggcagaggcagaaggggagagaatttcaggcagactctgtgtt includes these proteins:
- the STARD13 gene encoding stAR-related lipid transfer protein 13 isoform X2; the protein is MTSKRKPFRTQLRRSISEQLRDSTARAWDLLWKNVRERRLAEIEAKEACDWLRAAGFPQYAQLYEDSQFPINIVAVKNDHDFLEKDLVEPLYRRLNTLNKCASMKLDVNFQRKKGDDSDEEDLCISNKWTFQRTSRRWSRVDDLHTLFPGGDRNGSSGDIRMRNTTSSESVLTDLSEPEVCSIHSESSGGSDGRSQPGSSHSAGREPFDCPGQSCPDSPVMLDATFVSGGLPQSPKDVLSYPLHPKNEKPTRARAKSFLKRMETLRGKGGHGRHKGPGRTGGLVISGPVLQQEPEAFKAMQCIPIPNGDLQSSPPTACTKGLLSASKWSGESSQSENSSSGVSTPGLKERKCQEANKRGGMYLEDLDVLAGTALRDAGDQNHTHEFHSQENLVVHIPKDHKPGTFPKALSIESLSPTDSSNGVNWRTGSISLGRQQGPGAREPRLMASCHRASRVSIYDNVPGSHLYASTGDLLDLEKDDLFPHLDDILHHVSGLQEVVDDWSKNVLPELQTRDALVGEPGLCPFPSPNQITFDFEGNSVSEGRTTPSDMERDGTSLNESEATGVRERRDSGVGASLTRPNRRLRWNSFQLSHQPQPSAAPHISNQTAGQLNLLQRFSLLRLTAVMEKYSMSNKHGWTCLSPQAAPGGLHDLVSVNSRSVPKFMKRMKVPDYKDKTVFGVPLIVHVQRTGQPLPQSIQQALRYLRSNCLDQVGLFRKSGVKSRIHALRQMNENFPENVSYEDQSAYDVADMVKQFFRDLPEPLFTNKLSETFLHIYQYVPKEQRLQAVQAAILLLADESREVLQTLLCFLNDVVNLVEENQMTSMNLAVCLAPSLFHLNLLKKESSPRVIQKKYATGKPDQKDLSENLAAAQGLAHMITECDRLFEVPHELVAQSHNSYVEAEIHAPTLEDLGTPLEESGATFRTYLEHLVQGLQKEAKEKFKGWVTCSSTDNTDLAFKKVGDGHPLKLWKASVEVEAPPSVVLNRVLRERHLWDEDFVQWKVVETLDKQTEIYQYVLNSMAPHPSRDFVVLRTWRTDLPKGMCTLVSLSVEHEEAQLMGGVRAVVMDSQYLIEPCGSGKSRLTHICRVDLKGHSPEWYNKAFGHLCAAEVARIRNSFQPLIAEGPETKI
- the STARD13 gene encoding stAR-related lipid transfer protein 13 isoform X9, translating into MQRRCRWRETGEQSKAKILVLEIEAKEACDWLRAAGFPQYAQLYEDSQFPINIVAVKNDHDFLEKDLVEPLYRRLNTLNKCASMKLDVNFQRKKGDDSDEEDLCISNKWTFQRTSRRWSRVDDLHTLFPGGDRNGSSGDIRMRNTTSSESVLTDLSEPEVCSIHSESSGGSDGRSQPGSSHSAGREPFDCPGQSCPDSPVMLDATFVSGGLPQSPKDVLSYPLHPKNEKPTRARAKSFLKRMETLRGKGGHGRHKGPGRTGGLVISGPVLQQEPEAFKAMQCIPIPNGDLQSSPPTACTKGLLSASKWSGESSQSENSSSGVSTPGLKERKCQEANKRGGMYLEDLDVLAGTALRDAGDQNHTHEFHSQENLVVHIPKDHKPGTFPKALSIESLSPTDSSNGVNWRTGSISLGRQQGPGAREPRLMASCHRASRVSIYDNVPGSHLYASTGDLLDLEKDDLFPHLDDILHHVSGLQEVVDDWSKNVLPELQTRDALVGEPGLCPFPSPNQITFDFEGNSVSEGRTTPSDMERDGTSLNESEATGVRERRDSGVGASLTRPNRRLRWNSFQLSHQPQPSAAPHISNQTAGQLNLLQRFSLLRLTAVMEKYSMSNKHGWTWSVPKFMKRMKVPDYKDKTVFGVPLIVHVQRTGQPLPQSIQQALRYLRSNCLDQVGLFRKSGVKSRIHALRQMNENFPENVSYEDQSAYDVADMVKQFFRDLPEPLFTNKLSETFLHIYQYVPKEQRLQAVQAAILLLADESREVLQTLLCFLNDVVNLVEENQMTSMNLAVCLAPSLFHLNLLKKESSPRVIQKKYATGKPDQKDLSENLAAAQGLAHMITECDRLFEVPHELVAQSHNSYVEAEIHAPTLEDLGTPLEESGATFRTYLEHLVQGLQKEAKEKFKGWVTCSSTDNTDLAFKKVGDGHPLKLWKASVEVEAPPSVVLNRVLRERHLWDEDFVQWKVVETLDKQTEIYQYVLNSMAPHPSRDFVVLRTWRTDLPKGMCTLVSLSVEHEEAQLMGGVRAVVMDSQYLIEPCGSGKSRLTHICRVDLKGHSPEWYNKAFGHLCAAEVARIRNSFQPLIAEGPETKI